In the Neodiprion virginianus isolate iyNeoVirg1 chromosome 2, iyNeoVirg1.1, whole genome shotgun sequence genome, tacgtttaaGTTTGTTTGCGttagtttcaaatttaacaaacCCACGATCGAGCTTAAAAAAACGTTGAATCTCTGTAAAGTTGACGAAATTACACGTGGTTGAATACTACTAATTTCAGATGATCTTAACAATCTTATTATCCTGAAATGAGTTAACGATCATACTCGATGTAATTTAGTTTGAAACAGCATGGAGTTGAATCGAACGATCAGCCGATCCAGCTTTTTAGGtaaatttatgaattatcaaaGCACAGAACACATTGTACAAACCGTTAAAGTCTATATTTTGTGAGATCGAGTCGATGTCCAGCAAAATTAGCGGTAAAATTCGACATTCGTGTTTAAATACGACAACCATTTATTAATTAGTATATTCACCTCTAAAATgatgttttttgaaatttttgtcgaatttttatataaatttttttcaatactaatataaatattttcatttttttttttaattttgtttactCACCCAATAACAGATGATACCTATTTACTCGCGAAAGCATCAtatgaaaaatactttataTCATGTTTCTCTGAAATACAACGACACATCAGTAAGTTGAAATGATCATTACTTGGAAATTATGCGTGATATCAATGCTTGTTGCTTTTCCGTTCAGACTTAAGAAACATGATACTAACTGGCAGTCTTATTTGCGCAAAAATGAGGCGAGTCGTTAAAGATCTTTGAACTGCTAATTCAAATTCTTCTGACAGTATAGGGAGATAAGTTAATCGGATTGATACTTTAAAAAACACTCCGTGTAAGATATTGcgatatttcgttttttttaatcgGTATGAAAATCAAGTATCAATCTCACAAATACGTagtttttatacaaaattaatATAACTAAAATTTGATATAACTCAACAATCCTCATCGAGTCCGTCTAAATTAAGCGTGATCAGCGCATCGTCATCTTCTTCGAGTAACTGATGAAcatcttcaattttctcgCGATGTGCTGCGGAATCCTGTTGAACACTTGCTTTTGTGAAGAACGAGAGCAAGTTTGACTGATTGGACGGAGTTTCGTTACCTCGTTTGGCCTCAGTCGATTTTTCCACCGCAAAATTCTGCCCAAGCCCAGCTTTATTCAGAACATTGAGTTTCGTTTGCATCAATTTCCACAAATGGTCATCAGCCGTGTTTTTAGCGATAAGAAATTGGATCAGCACGCTTCCTTGTTGGCCGATTCTGTGCACTCTATCTTCGGCTTGGCACAAAAtctacaaattttcacaaaaagtTACAGTCGTCATTTAGCTAATAGAAACAATAGTGCAACAGTATTTTCACCGCTTTATTTCGGAACGTAGAATTAACTAGTAGATAcatgaatgaaataattactcCAGGATTCCAATACAGTTCGGCAAACACAACGCGCTGCGCGGCAGTCAAAGTGATGCCTGTGCTTGCCGCTGTTATAGAAAGAACAGCAACCAAACAGTCGTCTTGTTCTTGGAACACGTCGCATCGCACTTTTCGCTCCTCGGATTTTGTTGATCCGTCGATTCTAATATAGCTAAAGTTTTTTTCGGAAACAGATAATAGTGCACAATTTCAACATACACTTATAACCTCGCttcaaatttatcaattacCCACCGTATACCATAGAAATGAGATGATCAGTGAAGAAACAATtgtctaaaaaaataaacgcgGTGCTTCAATTTACCTAACATTTTTCGATGAGATGGTCTTGCATATTTCATTAAGGACCGTCAAATGGTGAGCGAATATCAAAAACTTCGTATCACTTTCCAGCAAGTCATTGACGTAATTGCTAGAAAAATgcaatgatgaaaaattgcagggtaaaattacatttttgaaaagaaataaattctctcgcattcaattcaattaccATATCGCTTTTGTTTTCACCTCAGCCGTTTCTCTATAATGCTGCAGTAACGCGGTGTTTCCTTCGGAGTTCTTAAAACTTTCGCGTTGTACGGCCTCGgcgattttcttcattttttgtgtTTCTGTTTTAATCAACTTTGGATCCAAAATTACAACTTCTCTGGAATTACAAAAACGATCTGATAGATCAAAAAACATTGCAGGGTACGTAACGCAACTTACCGTATTTTGGACGGCAACTGGGTCAGTACTTCAGATTTTATACGTCTAATTAGACAACAGCGGTTCAATAGCAGTTGCAGCTCTTGCATGTTTGAAGAACCCCCGTATTCCCAGCCAAATTTGCCGAAAGTGCCAGCACAATATCTAATGCCGAATTCGTGAAATCTGAACAAGGAGATAACGGTTTAACGGTTGTATTGGTATTCTTAATCAGGGTTCACAGATTAAGCTAACATGTCGATGAAAGTGGCAATCAGTTGAcccaacattttattcaatttttcgaataacaaCGCCCGAAGAACAATGTGTAGGCTGTTGAATTCTAATTCAGTGACACTGACAATCATTCGGTGCAGAATGAAAtatgtaatgaaaaaacacttttataaatacatacgaTTCGGTTGATCATACAGTAATTTACCGCCAACAAACGGCGTCttttaaatttaaagataACAATTCGAATTAGAAACTTTCAGTACacttcgataaaaaaaatatctgaataaCTTGTGCGCGCGATAATATACATGATTGCTCTGCgacaaaataatcaaaaagACTTTCAACACACCCAAGAAATTTCTGCATAACAAGgttgatttgaaaatacaattcCTTAGGGCGTGAAAGGGCTGGTGTACCGCTAAGCAACACAACTCTTCGCGCTTGAGAAGCTACGACAGATGCGGCCACTGAACGTGCAGATTTTGGACTCTTCAAGAAATGAGATTCATCCTGTACAAACAAATCGTATCATATTTAATCATACTTGGCGATTGTAATAGTAGTGATGGTAGTAGCAGTAGTAGTAGGAGTGAAAGTAGTAAGAGTGGAAGTAACAGCGTAGTAAAAGTACCAATAGTAGTGGATTTCcccatttaaaatacacgtgtttcggaCACATTCTCAGCATATATCTTTttgtaagagtaataattttcaaaaaaatctgcaactgcgaggttttagtgGGCATTAGTGCTGCTATCTGAAAACAAATTGACATTATCGTACCATGCAATATCGCCGAATCGCACACCCTCGAAGTttgacttttttcatttagagGAAATGCAATTTGTCGAAATTACCAGGTACGATAATGTCacttttttctcagatagtttaatatatattatagtatattatacactGAGAATGTGTCCGAAATAGGTGTGTTTAAATGGGGAAACCCTCCCTCTTACATGCacgggttagagttgagatgaaaatctaaaaaaatctgagaattgtttttgaattctttAAAGTTGATTTAGGGGGCGGTcgggaaaaaattcgtcagGATTTTAAATAAGTACCACCTTAGTAGACCCATACACACAGAAACTAGTGGATGCCACTTAGTTGCAAAACACCCGATTTTGAATTAGTAATAAGCAATCACAGAAAGCGGACTACACGCATGTACACCACGTAAAAAATCGAGATTACGAGTGACTGGGAAGAAGGATTACATTGCAGGGGCTAAGCCATGAAAACTGGCGCCTATCAGAAGTGAATGAGCAGGTTCCGAGATATCGGTACCATGCAACGGCCACAGTGGTGGAAGATTGGTGTAGCATCTAACATGACAAGCAATGTTACCAATGGTACCCAGGTAGATGAGGGAACGGAGATCATCCTGGTAAACAGGATCAAAGAGTTCGGGGCTGAGTGCGAATAAGAAGAGGCATGATACGGTTCTGCAGAATAAAAAAACGCAGAAAGA is a window encoding:
- the LOC124298754 gene encoding SWI/SNF-related matrix-associated actin-dependent regulator of chromatin subfamily A-like protein 1 isoform X1, translated to MANNAKYSEDEIERKRLSALCRKELSRKLTGSQGNSSNLNSLSINNGTSGNVPTVSPCREQRSGNSFVMHSPSRQNHRYNPLKSKDPQNFASKSSTIQIKFVMISDERFSVIISEFQEQIISIFKTIPSRSYDLKTKTWDFHVKDYNDLVKKLSQLKPRVSIENLPPSILQVFKKEVNTDYNSVDLTSIDKKLVESLMPFQREGVCYGILKNGRCIIADEMGLGKTIQALGIVHYYRNDWPLLIVSPSSVRYQWSEAIYTFLPSVPTHYVHHYTTAKDTFGDAKIVIMSYDILKRAISSLERHVFGAVIFDESHFLKSPKSARSVAASVVASQARRVVLLSGTPALSRPKELYFQINLVMQKFLGFHEFGIRYCAGTFGKFGWEYGGSSNMQELQLLLNRCCLIRRIKSEVLTQLPSKIREVVILDPKLIKTETQKMKKIAEAVQRESFKNSEGNTALLQHYRETAEVKTKAICNYVNDLLESDTKFLIFAHHLTVLNEICKTISSKNVSYIRIDGSTKSEERKVRCDVFQEQDDCLVAVLSITAASTGITLTAAQRVVFAELYWNPGILCQAEDRVHRIGQQGSVLIQFLIAKNTADDHLWKLMQTKLNVLNKAGLGQNFAVEKSTEAKRGNETPSNQSNLLSFFTKASVQQDSAAHREKIEDVHQLLEEDDDALITLNLDGLDEDC
- the LOC124298754 gene encoding SWI/SNF-related matrix-associated actin-dependent regulator of chromatin subfamily A-like protein 1 isoform X2, with translation MANLKTKTWDFHVKDYNDLVKKLSQLKPRVSIENLPPSILQVFKKEVNTDYNSVDLTSIDKKLVESLMPFQREGVCYGILKNGRCIIADEMGLGKTIQALGIVHYYRNDWPLLIVSPSSVRYQWSEAIYTFLPSVPTHYVHHYTTAKDTFGDAKIVIMSYDILKRAISSLERHVFGAVIFDESHFLKSPKSARSVAASVVASQARRVVLLSGTPALSRPKELYFQINLVMQKFLGFHEFGIRYCAGTFGKFGWEYGGSSNMQELQLLLNRCCLIRRIKSEVLTQLPSKIREVVILDPKLIKTETQKMKKIAEAVQRESFKNSEGNTALLQHYRETAEVKTKAICNYVNDLLESDTKFLIFAHHLTVLNEICKTISSKNVSYIRIDGSTKSEERKVRCDVFQEQDDCLVAVLSITAASTGITLTAAQRVVFAELYWNPGILCQAEDRVHRIGQQGSVLIQFLIAKNTADDHLWKLMQTKLNVLNKAGLGQNFAVEKSTEAKRGNETPSNQSNLLSFFTKASVQQDSAAHREKIEDVHQLLEEDDDALITLNLDGLDEDC